The bacterium DNA segment AAATATAGAAGTCATGAAAAATTTTATCCAAAAAGTAGTTCCGATAAAACCTTAAATGGCAGAGAAATGGTACTTCCTATTCTTGATAGGAGATCTAGCATATTATAAAAAAATCCCTTTTTTATTGATTCTTTCCCACCATTTTCCTCACTCTCGTCATTATCAATTTTACCAGTGTCACCTTCTTTTTCTTCTGTGGTCGTTTTCTGTTGTTTTATTACAGTATCTGCAAGCATATCAACTTGCTTTTTAAAATCGATACCCTGTTCTTTAAGTTTTGATATCTCAGTTTCAACCTGTTTTATTTCTTGAGTCAAACGGTTTACTGTATTAGAAAAATAGGCTCTGAAGTCATTATCAAGATATTTATAAATGTCCTTAATATTACGCATCTGAATATCCATGGCATAATAGAGCTCTCGTGCCTTTGTATCACTTAGAATTTGAGAAACTTTTTTAAAATTCTCCCATGCTTCCTTTTCATACCCTCTTGCTTTTGTAATCTGATCCATTAACTTGTCGAGTGCATCATCTAGCGCATGATCCAGGTCAGAAATAGTTTTGATTCGTATACTTAACTGTTCGAGCATTACGTGTTCAGCCTTAATGTCTCCGAGCAGCTCTCGCTCCTGAATATTAAGTTCTCCCTGTTTTGTGCGTTCTAATTCCAAACGATTGGATATATCAGATATAATCTGTTGTAATTCACCTTGGCGTAGTCCGATACCAATGTAAAATGGATCTAAGACGGTTCGATCGAGTTCAGATCGTTGATTAAAAAAAGTAACTCGTAAGTCCCAAATCTGATCAACTAGTTTATGTGTTTTTTCGTAGCTATTTTGTGAGCGCTCATAATAAATCGTTTTATAAAGCCAATTTCCTTGTCCTTCTGGAAGATTGATAGTGTCTAACCCAACTCTTTCTTCTTCAGCAATCATTCTGGCTGATGGATCGGAATCTACATTTTCAGCCGCCGGGACCTGGTTGCTCTTAGTAAGCTCTACTTTGCTATTTACATTCCCATCAACCTGACTATCTTGATTTTTAAGTTCGTTATGTTCAGATTCTTTGGTATCGTTTGACACAAAAATTGTGTCTTTTTTTTCACTGCCTAAGCCCCTTTGTATCGGGAGCTCATTTTGGGATTGGTCATTTTGTAAGTTAGCCAGTACCGCCTGTAATGCTTCAATTGATCTATTATCGGTCGATTTATTTTCGGTCCCACCATCTTCTTGCAATTGTTTTGCCTGTTCGTTTGCAACTCCAGACGACCATGATCCCAAAGAAACACATACGCCAACATATAAAGCTGTTGAGATTATGCTTTTTTGTATTTTCAAAAGCGTTCCTTCTGAACAATATTTAAAGTGTTTGAGCTAACTCTTTCAGTTCCTGTAAAAGAGCTATCGAAAACTCTTCTGCTTCCCAAGATGCATATTCCCAACGTATACCAGAGGTAATTCTTGTCAAGACCGATCGATCACTCTTAATGTCTATAATATCAATTCGAACAACATTCATCAAAGGGTGTACCTGTGAAGGAGCTTTGACAACTCCGGCCCGACCTAAAATACTATAAGCGATATTATCACTATCCATAAACGAGAGCATAACCTTTTTTTGCCAAACCATATTTTGATAACCTGTGTGATTTTTATGAATGGTCATGAGCAGGCTTTCAAGTCCTTTTGGATAGATACATTGAATAGGAGTAGTATTTGGCACACCTTTTTCTGAAAAAGTTGCAAGGACACCTACCGTTGTACCCTTCATCAACAAATCTAAAAGATCTTCAGATAGTTTTACTCCAACATGTTTTGCCATAAATGGTACTCCTTTAAAAATATTTAGATACTAAGTCGTGCAAGAATCTGATTTTCTACTATTAAACCTCGTTGTGTAAGACGTATAACTTTACCATCAGATGTCATAAAGCCTGCCTCACACAACTGGCAAATTTCTTCATTCAATTTTAATTTTTGTTCCTCTGATAGATACAATGATATTTCATTCAAACATACACCAATCGACCGTCTTAACCCCAACAAAGCCTTTTCAAGGCGTATCTGTTGAACTGTTAGCGTTTCATAATAAAGTAATGGCTCTTTTGTTGCAACATATTTGAGATAACTTTGTAGATTTTTTTCATTTTGCATTCGTGCCTTTCCATCAAAAGAGCATGCACCCAGACCGAATGCTTTAAATGGTTTGCGATCCCAATAGATTGAATTATGCCTTGATTGATAACCAACGCGTGCAAAGTTTGATAATTCATACTGCTCAAAGCCATTTTTTTTTAAAAAATCGACTGTCCATTCGTAACATTCTAACATATAATCATCAGAAGGGAGACTGACTTTCCCTTTTTCTATAGTAAAAAAAAGTTTCGTATCTTCGTGAATAGTCAGAAAATACACAGAAATATGCTTAATCGGCCACGTTATGATCTCTTGCAAATATGACTGCCAATCTTGCAACAAAACCCCTGGAAGTCCCATAATGAGATCTACAGAGATATTTTCAATGTAATGAGGAAGAAAGTCCATTAAGGTTATGACCTGTTGTTTTGTTTGCATACGGTTTAGCTCGTGTAAAACGCCATCTTTCAAACTTTGTACACCAACACTGACTCTGTTAATTCCCATCTTAACCCATTCTAGAACCTGCTTTTCTATAACAGTACCAGGATTGACCTCAATAGTTATTTCTGCATCCTTCTGAAAATGCAGATTTTTTTTTAGTATAATAAACGTATCAAGTAAAAGGTCGGTTGGATAGGTACTGGGCGTACCCCCTCCCAAAAATACAGTGTCTATTTCCTGTTGTACCAATCTATAGTGATCAAAAAAATACTGTATCTCTTTTACTAATGCATCATGATATTGTAGCATATATTCATCTTGTCCCGCCAGTGCAACAAAGGGGCAAAAGTGACACCTGTATGGACAAAATGGCCAATGGATATACAGTGATCTAAAGGGAGTTTCATAATCAAAATTCATAGACTGCCTGCTATATTTTTTGATTATAGGTATATGAAACTAAAGATATTACAAATTGAAAATCTTTGCTAGCAAGTTCATGTGCAACGATCTCACTAGTATACTTGACTGTATAAATTCGATTTAGCATTGTTACGAACTCATCATGGAAGTGTTTTTCTGACTCAGTTAAGAAATGCATATTGCCGATTTTTATGATATTATGTTGATCTACAGCAAGTTGCTTGCAGCGCATGCATGACTCTATATATAATGTTAAACAGTATTTACATTCTGACATATGATGACTAAGCTCAACTTCTGTTAAATGGGTTAACTGGACTTGATGTATAGAAGTTAAAAATGTACGAAAGACTAATCCAAGTTCTTGGTAAAAGAGGTAGGAGTTTTGTATATAAAATCTGTTTGTCTGTTGTTGTTTCATATGACGTAGCTGCTTAACTACTTCTGCTCGCAATGAAAATCTTCTTTTTATATGTTTCTTAAAATGAGATATTAAATAGAAAAATAAAAAGATGCTTACAATGAAGACTAAAAAACCACAAAAATACCAAAACCAGCTGGTAGACCAAAAAGGTTTATATAAAGTTGAATAAAGATCATAAACCCCTTTTTCATCCTGTATCATGCAACGTCCTTCCTAGTAATCTACATTCGCATGCGCTTGCTGAATAATGCAATAACTTTTTGCAATGCATCATTGAAATTGTTTATATCTATCATCTTACAACCAGACCTCTTAATTAGTTCGTTCTGTTCTTGTACTCGATTTTGTAAACAGGTTGTGTGTGTATGGTCAAGCGTAACAAAGCGAGACAGATTCTGCTCAACATCTTCAATCCAGATGGTCCCGATTGAGGGAAATGTTCTTTCAAACTTATCTAGATACCGTAATACATACACATCATGACGGGCAGGCAAGTTTTTTATGCTTGAAATGAATTCATTTTCTATGCAATCAGAAAACCAAAATACAAGTTGATTTTTCTTATTGTGTTTCATTAAACACTCGTATACAGGTTTACTTGCTGTTCTTTTGCCCTTTGGTTGCCAAGAAAAAAGTGCCTCTAAAATAACATTAAGCCGATTACGTAGTTTGCTTGGCGGGATATAGAGTTCAATCTCTTCTGAAAACAAGATAAGTCCTAATGCATCTTTTGTATGTATTGCAATTAACGCAATCGCATAAGCTATCTCAGAAATAAGTTCACGTTTTGAAATGCTTGTACCATAAAAAAGTGACGCAGAAATATCAATGACCAACATGATGGTATGATCTTTTTCTTGATAAAACTGTTTTACCAATAATTGCGACATTCTATTTGAAGCATGCCAATCAATAAAACGGATGTCATCACCCATCTGATATTCGCGTAATGCATCAAAATCAAAGCCTATTCCCTTAATTTTTGATCGCGCTCCCCCCGCCATCTGATTTCTAATCATGCGTCTTGTGCAAAACGTAAGCTGTTTAATTTTTGATAATGTTTCGGCAGAGAGGTTACTAGATGACCTTTCTATAACCATAAGCCCTCTTTTTTTAACACTTCAGGCAGAGCAATGGTTCCATCTTCCTGTTGATATTGTTCCAACAAGGCAACCATAAGGCGAGGAAGTGCTAAAGATGACGCATTGAGCGTATGTACAAACCTGTTTTTTCCTTCACATTTATATCTCATCAAACCCCGACGGGCTTGAAAATCTGTACAGTTACTTGCGGAAGATACTTCATAATACTGCTTTTGGCCAGGCAACCATACTTCGATATCGTATGTCTTTGCTGATTGAAAGGAACAGTCTTGTGCTGCAAGCAAGCTAACACGATAATGAAGTCCTAATGTTTTTAGAATATCTTCTGCGCAGGCAATCATTCGCTCTAGCTCTGCGGCAGATTTTCCTGGTTCACAAATTACGTATACTTCCACCTTTTCAAACTGATGAATTCGGATTAATCCCCTTTCTGCTGACCCATAAGTGCCAGCTTCCCTTCGAAAGCAGCTGGTAAACGCGGTAAAAGAGAGAGGGAGCTCTTGTTCGTCAAAAATATGATCTCGATACATATTGGCAATATTTACTTCAGAGGTAGGTGTTAAAAAAAGTGCATCTGCATCAATATGGTACACCTGATCTCTAAATTTTGGGAAATTACCTGATATCGTTAAAGATTCTTCGTTGATAAAAAAGGGAGGTAAAACTACCTCAAAACCATGCTTGATATTATTTCTAAGCATCAGCATGCCCAAAGCATAAATCAAGCGAGCCCCGTCGCCACGATAAAATGCAAAGTTTGAAGCAGTCATTTTTGCCGCTGTTTTAAAGTCGAACCAGCCTAGCTTTTCATTCAATGCAACATGATGTAATGGTTCAAAATTGAATACAGGTTTAGCGCCCCATTCTCTTACCACCAGATTTGCCTCTTTGCCACCATCAGGAAGATCTTGGAAAGGAATATTTGGCGCCGTTAGATATAAAGCGTTAAAATCACTTTCTAATTCAGCTAATGAACTTTCTTTTTCTTTGATCATCTGCCCAAGTTGTAAAGATTTTTGACGCATCTGGTCGGTCAAACCTTGTTTTGCCTGACTTGCAAGTTCGTTTTTTTCTTGGCGTAATTTATCAAGTTCAATCTTTAAGTTTTTTAGGCCTATATAATACCGATATAGTTTTTCTCCATCAAAAGATGGGTCTTTTCTTTTAAGTTGCTTGATAATGCGTTCTGGATCGTCATGAAATAAATTTAAATCAATCATCGTTTAACCCTTTCAAAAACTAATTACAATGAGAACAGTATACCCTAAAAAAAGGAATTTGGCCAAAGCATTTCAGTATCAGAAGATAATACACGCTGTTTAGAAAAGCTATTTTCAAAGCACGGTATCTGTGAGAGAAGGGACTTGTACCTAAGAGGTTTGATAAAAAGAGCTTTAAAAGTCTGCGGTTTTTAAACATCCAATACAGCACCTTTCTTTCGTCGCTCGAGATCAGCCTTTTGCAAAGGTATAATCAGATCGTCTAAATCACCAGCCATAATATAATCAAGCTTTTTTAATGTAATATCAACTTGATGATCAGTAACACGATTTTGCGGAAAGTTATAGGTTCTAATTTTTTCCGAACGTTGCGCGGACCCGACCATCTCTTTTCGTTGAGCACCAACTTCTGCATGTTGCCTTTCTTTTTCAAAGGCTAAGATTCGCGATTGCAACATTTTAAGCGCTTTGGCCTTATTTTTATGTTGTGATCTTTCGTCTTGGCATGCAACAACTACGCCACTAGGAATATGTGTAATGCGTACTGCAGAATCGGTAGTATTTACGTGTTGGCCTCCCGCACCACTTGCTCGATAAACGTCGATCCTGAGATCTGCTGGATTGATATTTACGTCTACTTCCTCCGCTTCTGGCAGTACGGCGACCGTTGCCGTTGAGGTATGTACTCGGCCTGCAGTTTCTGTTTTGGGAACACGTTGCACTCGATGTACCCCTGCTTCAAATTTAAGATGAGCGTAGACATTTTCGCCTTCAATGTGCATGACTGCTTCGCGTACCCCACCAAGGTCTGTTAGACTTTCATCTACTAGAGAAACGCGCCAGCCTTTTTTTAGAGCATAATTAGTATACATTTTTATGAGGTCTGCAGCAAAAAGCGCTGCTTCCTGCCCGCCTGTCCCTGCACGAATTTCCAAAAAAACTGATCTATTGTCATGTTCGTCTGCTGGAATGAGAGCATTCTCTAAAATCTCTCTTTGTTCTTCAAGTTCTGCTATAACTTTCAAAAGTTCTTGCTCAAACAAAGATTTCATTTCTGAGTCGGTCAAGTAGAGCAACTCCTGCCTGATTTTTTCGGCAGCAAGCTCATGCCTTCGTATCTCTTCTTTTAACAAAAGAAACTTGCCGAGCTTAGCAAGTTTCTTTTGTAATTCGATACGATCTGAGGAGCCAATATCAGAAGAGGCAATACGATGTTCAAGTTCAGTTTTTTTCTTTGCAAGCAGCCCCCAATCAACATCCATTTCCACCTCAAAAACTGTGTCTAGAATTTTTTATTACTTTTCTGATAACGCTTTTCAAATTTTTCTATGCGACCAGCAGTGTCAACAAACTTTTGTGCACCAGTATAAAATGGGTGGCATTCTGAGCATAAAGTGACTTTGAGGTCCTGTTTTGTTGACCTGGTTTTGAATTCGTTTCCACATGTACAATGAACCATTACATCAAATAATTCTGGATGGATATTTTTTTTCATAAAAGAACCTTGAAAGTTACAATATTTGTATTTTACAAAATCGCCAATAAAATTAATACAAATTTACCAATATATACATTACTTGTAAAGTAAAGTTTCTTAATTTGGAACCCTTTTTCCTACAAACATCTCTTCCTGTTTCGAAATCGTGAAACTTTTTGCCTTATCTATATATTTAGTAACAATATCGGTTACCAGATTATCAATTATAACATAGAGCTTTTCTAGAGAATTTTGTTCTTCCAAAAGCTCAAGCTCCGTTTTAACAACTTCAAACATACTAACGATATCAGCGTGACTAAAGCCATTGACCAGTTGTGCTATAAACAGATTTCTTTCATTTGAAAATAGCTGCTTTAATGCTTGCTGTGTCAATGTGTCATATTCGATTTCAAAAAGCTCTTTCACTTTAAACTCTATAAGCTCCTTTCTTGTTTTTAAAGAAGGTAAAGGCATATAGATAAGCTCCTGAATGCGTCTTTGCATGGCTGAATCAAGAACAACTTTATGATTTGTGGCAGCAACAAGAAGAAACTTCTGACTTGCTTGTCCAAGCCGATTGAGAAAGTGATTTACCACTCTATGTTCCAGGCTACCGGCAGTCAATAAGGATCGATCAACAAAAAGTGAATCTGCTTCGTCTATAAAAATTACCAACCCATTGTCAGAGGCTTCTGCCCAGTCGAACAATGAGTCAATTGCCTGTATGCCTGCTCCATCTTGGAAAAAGGCTCCGCCGGTTGTTTCTGCAAAATCCATGCCCGATTCGTGAGCCAAATATCGTGCAAACATAGTTTTGCCTGTGCCAGGCGGCCCCCACAGTAAAATATTTTTATAAAATAGTCTATTGTGTTTTCTTTTCCTTAGGCGAGTATTGGTTGTTTTTGTCACACGTACAAGTTTTAACAAACGATCTTTCACTTCATCATCCAAGATCATTGTGCATTGTTGCTCAGGCCAAAACCAACTTTTTATGCGGTCTAAGATACCCATTTTCTTGCGTATTAGAACTTTTGGCTCTCTCATTTTTTGAAGTACAAATGTTTCAAACGTTGTCCATAGAAGACGTACACCATAATAAAGACTTGCAGAGATAGCAAATCCTATACCAACATTAATTGCGTACGAAGCAATATCTCGCAGATCAAAAAAGGACCCAAAATAAGAGCGCCCAATTTTACGTATTTGCGGAGCAGCCTGCTCCGCACCGTTTGCCATTCCTGTTAAAAATGCAACCTGTGCATTGCCAACGTTATTTCCAGCCATAGCTGCGTGTTGACTCCATTCACCTGTTCCCTCGTTCATTGCACTGCCTACATTTTTTAATGAGGAAACTAATACTTTCCCAACTCCTTGGCCAACTTTTTCAAAATCGATGTCTTTTGCAGATCCTGCAAGGTCTATTTTTACTGCGATTGGAGATAGCTCTTTAGGTAAAACGATTGAACTTAAATCGATTTTAGGGGCATTACAAACTGAAATTTGAAGACTCAAAGTCAGAGGTATGACTAAAATGATGAATGTATAATTAGCATCAAGTTTAAAGTTAAAGCAAGGTTTGCTCATAAAATCCCAATTGAACTGTAAAAAATGGTTGATATAATCAAGATTTTTATTATATTTTAACATGTACAATAAAACATATTTTCATTATATAAAAAAATACAGAAAACAATGAAAAAAACAAGAATTTTCACTATTTTGCTATTTTTACAACTCTTTAGTATCCCATTCTTTGCGCTTATAGAATATAAAAAACCGTATAATTGCTACTCAGGATGGATTTTTTTATTTCAAAGAGGGCAAAATTTTTATGAAAAAAAGGTTCCTGCAGATCAAAAGGCAACATTTATAAGCTTTTTAGAGTCATACGATATTGACAAAAAAGCTATAAACGCCGCGCTTGAAGTCTCAAATGAACAGGTTTTTTATGACCTCTCTGAAGTTGAAAAATATGAATTAATTCAAACCGGTTTAACCATTGCAAGTGCAATGATAGCATGGCGCAAAACGCACGAGTGCCCTTATCTTGTTTCAGCAGCAGGAGGTTGTGATAAGGCTTTTGCATGGAAATATCCTGAAGCATTTGCATTATATACGCAACTCGAGCTTAATGTTACAAGTGGGAAAAATTTAGTAAAACAATTCAATTCCAATGAAAAACTTATACTCTTTACGACTGAACAATTAAAAAGCCACTTCAAAAAAGATTTAGAGGTCGCTGGATTGACAGATGAAAACTTTTGCATTCCAGACTATA contains these protein-coding regions:
- a CDS encoding pyridoxamine 5'-phosphate oxidase family protein; amino-acid sequence: MAKHVGVKLSEDLLDLLMKGTTVGVLATFSEKGVPNTTPIQCIYPKGLESLLMTIHKNHTGYQNMVWQKKVMLSFMDSDNIAYSILGRAGVVKAPSQVHPLMNVVRIDIIDIKSDRSVLTRITSGIRWEYASWEAEEFSIALLQELKELAQTL
- the hemW gene encoding radical SAM family heme chaperone HemW; translated protein: MNFDYETPFRSLYIHWPFCPYRCHFCPFVALAGQDEYMLQYHDALVKEIQYFFDHYRLVQQEIDTVFLGGGTPSTYPTDLLLDTFIILKKNLHFQKDAEITIEVNPGTVIEKQVLEWVKMGINRVSVGVQSLKDGVLHELNRMQTKQQVITLMDFLPHYIENISVDLIMGLPGVLLQDWQSYLQEIITWPIKHISVYFLTIHEDTKLFFTIEKGKVSLPSDDYMLECYEWTVDFLKKNGFEQYELSNFARVGYQSRHNSIYWDRKPFKAFGLGACSFDGKARMQNEKNLQSYLKYVATKEPLLYYETLTVQQIRLEKALLGLRRSIGVCLNEISLYLSEEQKLKLNEEICQLCEAGFMTSDGKVIRLTQRGLIVENQILARLSI
- a CDS encoding DUF58 domain-containing protein, coding for MVIERSSSNLSAETLSKIKQLTFCTRRMIRNQMAGGARSKIKGIGFDFDALREYQMGDDIRFIDWHASNRMSQLLVKQFYQEKDHTIMLVIDISASLFYGTSISKRELISEIAYAIALIAIHTKDALGLILFSEEIELYIPPSKLRNRLNVILEALFSWQPKGKRTASKPVYECLMKHNKKNQLVFWFSDCIENEFISSIKNLPARHDVYVLRYLDKFERTFPSIGTIWIEDVEQNLSRFVTLDHTHTTCLQNRVQEQNELIKRSGCKMIDINNFNDALQKVIALFSKRMRM
- the serS gene encoding serine--tRNA ligase, with protein sequence MIDLNLFHDDPERIIKQLKRKDPSFDGEKLYRYYIGLKNLKIELDKLRQEKNELASQAKQGLTDQMRQKSLQLGQMIKEKESSLAELESDFNALYLTAPNIPFQDLPDGGKEANLVVREWGAKPVFNFEPLHHVALNEKLGWFDFKTAAKMTASNFAFYRGDGARLIYALGMLMLRNNIKHGFEVVLPPFFINEESLTISGNFPKFRDQVYHIDADALFLTPTSEVNIANMYRDHIFDEQELPLSFTAFTSCFRREAGTYGSAERGLIRIHQFEKVEVYVICEPGKSAAELERMIACAEDILKTLGLHYRVSLLAAQDCSFQSAKTYDIEVWLPGQKQYYEVSSASNCTDFQARRGLMRYKCEGKNRFVHTLNASSLALPRLMVALLEQYQQEDGTIALPEVLKKEGLWL
- the prfA gene encoding peptide chain release factor 1, with the protein product MDVDWGLLAKKKTELEHRIASSDIGSSDRIELQKKLAKLGKFLLLKEEIRRHELAAEKIRQELLYLTDSEMKSLFEQELLKVIAELEEQREILENALIPADEHDNRSVFLEIRAGTGGQEAALFAADLIKMYTNYALKKGWRVSLVDESLTDLGGVREAVMHIEGENVYAHLKFEAGVHRVQRVPKTETAGRVHTSTATVAVLPEAEEVDVNINPADLRIDVYRASGAGGQHVNTTDSAVRITHIPSGVVVACQDERSQHKNKAKALKMLQSRILAFEKERQHAEVGAQRKEMVGSAQRSEKIRTYNFPQNRVTDHQVDITLKKLDYIMAGDLDDLIIPLQKADLERRKKGAVLDV
- the rpmE gene encoding 50S ribosomal protein L31, whose amino-acid sequence is MKKNIHPELFDVMVHCTCGNEFKTRSTKQDLKVTLCSECHPFYTGAQKFVDTAGRIEKFEKRYQKSNKKF
- a CDS encoding ATP-binding protein — translated: MSKPCFNFKLDANYTFIILVIPLTLSLQISVCNAPKIDLSSIVLPKELSPIAVKIDLAGSAKDIDFEKVGQGVGKVLVSSLKNVGSAMNEGTGEWSQHAAMAGNNVGNAQVAFLTGMANGAEQAAPQIRKIGRSYFGSFFDLRDIASYAINVGIGFAISASLYYGVRLLWTTFETFVLQKMREPKVLIRKKMGILDRIKSWFWPEQQCTMILDDEVKDRLLKLVRVTKTTNTRLRKRKHNRLFYKNILLWGPPGTGKTMFARYLAHESGMDFAETTGGAFFQDGAGIQAIDSLFDWAEASDNGLVIFIDEADSLFVDRSLLTAGSLEHRVVNHFLNRLGQASQKFLLVAATNHKVVLDSAMQRRIQELIYMPLPSLKTRKELIEFKVKELFEIEYDTLTQQALKQLFSNERNLFIAQLVNGFSHADIVSMFEVVKTELELLEEQNSLEKLYVIIDNLVTDIVTKYIDKAKSFTISKQEEMFVGKRVPN